The following coding sequences lie in one Chelmon rostratus isolate fCheRos1 chromosome 2, fCheRos1.pri, whole genome shotgun sequence genomic window:
- the LOC121621466 gene encoding protein disulfide isomerase Creld1, translated as MSCLLLSLSDVDECSDRVLACHGLDEICTNTEGSFRCDCAEGFIRRDSVCVKKQQPSVQEKGLFEDIQDDEVEVLQQMFFGVVLCALATLAAKGDLVYTSVFMGAVAAMAGYWLSDRGDRLLDSFLKGH; from the exons ATGTCATGtctccttctttccctctcagATGTAGATGAATGTAGTGACAGGGTTCTTGCCTGTCATGGTCTGGATGAGATTTGTACCAACACAGAGGGCTCTTTCCGCTGTGACTGTGCGGAGGGATTCATCCGcagggacagtgtgtgtgtgaagaagcagcagccTA GTGTTCAGGAGAAAGGCCTGTTTGAGGATATCCAGGATGACGAGgtggaggtgctgcagcagatgtTCTTTGGGGTGGTGCTTTGTGCTCTGGCCACACTGGCCGCTAAAGGAGATTTGGTTTACACATCTGTATTCATGGGAGCGGTGGCAGCCATGGCGGGGTACTGGCTTTCTGACAGGGGAGATCGTTTGTTAGACAGCTTCCTAAAGGGGCATTGA
- the il17rc gene encoding uncharacterized protein il17rc — protein MIFPGRSVWCLLLTLHMSACSLEISGYDSHEVICSQGLSDCTMKDEMPLTLPENDAVDVQNLTAYFKLCCKDTAPCTLCLVIDTEFPIDDEDVEDEGHSGLDEEDYREEMRNPKASLTVCYNTAPTMPSCKKVEFTVNHTALTQQNRAKLSIVITEPAGVTFSSQVIVYSSKLPHPSLTVVAPSLDEVCSQRLQERVEQCQAPEIRSVINQEMNLVELQSADSNKSLPSVCVQYERNGRCQTLNRTTIPLYCVTPCMCFQVWDEDDQRPRRSLSCPFINTDFLQRNMWQNVSVSVNQGQMNNYLSMLWWNISAPCRLEGEVWPCYKENSCKEVKGFRQQLTNGMWRQNSKGQWEKKGVFEDINLQLSPCVMVKVKGMGHELGPFCFNNTDRWRWSLLVVGVMLLVGLTVLLFCLLRDSVKKWVWSWHHGRFVEIGRRRHVVLLSPPDVDDGVSDSVCRLGSLLCNQGFSVSVDQWSRKEQCTLGPLPWLHSQLLELNSQGGQVVLVLTRKALERAEEWTHRLKEVIKTKGDDKGLPQIASPYSDVFMAALCLIQAEKQLGRAAERFLLVKFDSHSGSDRTLPEPLQGLLLFQLPSQTQALLTELTVGGTRTRSCRRTWTGWKWSGSDRWRAKTKGGPDQQTTLQCKHVGDEKDMETQPLKNP, from the exons ATGATTTTTCCTGGACGGTCCGTTTGGTGCCTTTTACTGACTCTACATATGTCAGCCTGCAGTTTGGAGATATCTGGATATGACAGCCATGAAGTCATTTGCTCACAG GGTCTGTCTGATTGCACCATGAAGGATGAGATGCCTCTTACTTTGCCAGAGAATGACGCTGTGGATGTCCAAAACCTGACGGCATATTTCAAGCTCTGCTGTAAGGACACAGCGCCGTGTACATTATGTCTGGTGATAGACACAGAGTTCCCtattgatgatgaagatgtggAGGACGAAGGCCACTCTGGCCTGGATGAGGAGGATTAcagggaggagatgaggaatCCAAAAG CGTCCCTGACTGTGTGTTACAATACAGCACCTACCATGCCCTCCTGCAAGAAGGTGGAGTTTACGGTTAATCACACAGCTCTTACTCAGCAAAACCGGGCAAAG CTTTCCATCGTGATTACTGAGCCAGCTGGGGTTACCTTCAGCAGTCAAGTGATTGTTTATTCTTCTAAACTGCCACATCCAAGTCTGACAGTTGTTGCTCCGTCTCTGGATGAAG TGTGCTCCCAGAGGCTGCAGGAACGTGTAGAACAGTGCCAAG CACCAGAAATCCGCAGCGTAATTAACCAAGAGATGAACCTGGTGGAGCTGCAGTCTGCGGACAGCAATAAGAGCCTCCCCTCTGTCTGCGTCCAGTATGAGCGCAATGGAAGATGCCAG ACATTGAACAGGACCACCATCCCACTGTATTGTGTGACCCCCTGCATGTGTTTCCAG gtatGGGATGAGGATGATCAGAGGCCGAGGCGCTCTCTTAGCTGCCCCTTCATTAACACAG ATTTCTTGCAAAGGAACATGTGGcagaatgtgtctgtgtctgtaaacCAGGGTCAAATGAACAACTACCTCTCAATGCTGTGGTGGAACATATCTGCCCCCTGCAGGCTGGAGGGTGAAGTGTGGCCCTGTTACAAAGAGAACAGCTGTAAAGAGGTGAAGGGCTTTAGACAACAGCTGACAAATGGCATGTGGAGGCAAAACAGCAAAGGACAGTGG GAGAAAAAGGGGGTGTTTGAAGACATAAACCTACAGCTCTCACCATGTGTGATG GTGAAAGTAAAGGGAATGGGACATGAGCTTGGTCCTTTCTGTTTTAATAACA CTGACAGGTGGCGCTGGAGTCTCCTGGTTGTCGGTGTTATGCTGCTGGTCGGCTTGACTGTGCTGTTGTTCTGCCTCCTTCGTGACTCTGTCAAGA AATGGGTGTGGAGCTGGCATCATGGCAGATTTGTAGAGA TTGGCAGAAGGCGTCATGTGGTGTTGCTGAGCCCTCCAGATGTGGATGATGGTGTTTCGGACTCAGTATGCCGGCTCGGCTCCCTGCTCTGTAACCAGGgcttcagtgtgtctgtggacCAGTGGAGCAGGAAGGAGCAATGCACTCTGGGGCCTCTGCCGTGGCTGCACTcccagctgctggagctgaacagcCAGGGTGGCCAAGTTGTGCTCGTCTTGACCCGCAAAGCtttggagagagcagaggaatgGACTCATCGGCTCAAAGAAGTTAtcaagacaaagggagatgaCAAGGGTCTCCCTCAGATAGCGTCCCCTTACTCTGATGTGTTCATGGCTGCCCTGTGCCTCATCcaagcagaaaagcagctgggcagagctgcagagcgtTTTCTACTGGTGAAATTTGACTCCCATTCGGGCAGTGACAGGACTCTACCAGAGCCTCTTCAggggctgctgctgttccagCTTCCCTCTCAGACCCAGGCCCTCTTGACTGAGCTCACAGTGGGAGGAACGCGGACGCGGTCATGTAGAAGGACATGGACAGGGTGGAAATGGAGTGGctcagacagatggagagcaaAGACTAAAGGGGGACCAGACCAGCAGACGACATTACAATGTAAACATGTTGGAGATGAGAAAGACATGGAGACACAGCCTTTGAAAAACCCATAA